CAGCAGCACCGCAGAAATCGCCGCCATTCCAGAAGAGAAGGCATAACCATGCTCAGCAAACTCCAAACATGCAATTGTTTCTTCAAGCGCTTGTCTCGTTGGGTTGCCGAACCGCGTATATGTAAATTCCTGTGCTTCTGCAAAATTTTTCTGATGAAAGGTAGATGATTGGTAGATTGGTATGGACGAGCTCCCAGTATGTTGATCTGTCAACGGACCGCCATGAATGACTTTTGTATCCAGCTTCATTACTTAACCCCCACTGATGTCTATTGAGCGCTGATGCGCGTTTCAAATGATGTTACAAAATTTTCAGATTACTACTTTAATTTTATGTGTTCATGCTGTAAAAATCAATACATTCCGTCCATATTGTCGCATATTACGCCGATTATGTACATACTTTGGTTCGAAAAGTCAGAACTCAATTGGGCTAAGGACAAAAGCATACACGTTTATCATTTCAAGGTAAAAGGGAATTGGAATAATAAGGCTATTTTTCGAAAAATTGAGGTGCTAGACATGAGGAACCATTTCGGTACGATCGCGGTGGCAGTCGCAATGGGGCTGTTGCTAAGTGCCTGTGGTGATAATAGCAGCGATCCTGCTGCCATACCCAATGATGACCAGGCAACTCAGGAAGACACGGAAGAGAACGAAACAGCGGACGATCAAGACGCGGCACCGGAGAACAGTGACTCTAACACCACCAATGCCGCCTCAGAAAACCAAAACAATAACACGAACACTGAAGACACGACTCAGTCAGAAGAAGCTCAAGTTCAAGGTGACGAAGAAACAAGCGACGGCTACAAAACGTATCAAAACCCGAGATTCGGTTTTGCTATCGAATATCCATCATCTTTTGAAGCCGACTATATGCCCGACAATGGTGATGGCATCGAAGTCCATGACGAATCAGCCGTCATTATTGCTTCAGGCAGCCATATGGGATATGGCGGGACGCCCATTAGTGACCTTGACGCCATTAAACCGATCTATGAAGATGAGCTGGCTGATTTGAAAGCAGACAATCATTCGATCGGCTATAAGAAACTCGCAGACGACTGGTATGTCCTGTCCTATGTGGATGGCGACAATATCGTCTACAAAAAATCACTGATGGCCGACGATTATATTGTGAAGCTTTCCATCGAATATCCTGAAGACCGGCAAGATGATTATGAATCTGTCGTGGAACGTGTGTCCAATAGTTTAAGAACCCTTCCCAACAGCATTAAAAATCCATAAAGAAAAGTGGTCCAAGAGCGTGTCTCTGGATCACTTTTTAAAACCTAGATGGATCATCAGGCCCGTCATGGCTCGTCAACAAACCTTCTGGCTCCCGCGTATTCATTGGACCAATAATCCGACTGAAAAACCTGGATGATTTCTACAGTTTTATCCGTATTGGGAGCATGGATCATCTCGCCATTGCCGATATACATGCCCACATGGTGCACATGCCCTTCCCCATTCTCATCGGCAAAAAATAATAAATCCCCTTTTTGCAAATCTGCTTTTGCCACTTCTTTACCCTGCAAAGCTTGAGCCGAGGCGTCACGCGGAATCGTCATCCCATGGGCTTTATACACATTGTGCGTGAATCCCGAACAATCGAACCCGAACCCTGACGCACCTGCCCATAAATACGGCAGCCCCAAGAACTGTTTGCCGCTCTGGACAAGCGCATCTCCAGTCGGCTCTGGTACCTCTTCGCCTTTTTTGGTAACGCCCACAGCGTCTTTGGCAATCCAATGTTGCCCGTCACCAGGCGTAGCGACAAGCACGGTCTGTTCCTCTTGTTCAAGCACAGGAAGTTTTGTATTATAGCTGATCTCGATGAATGGCGTCTGCATGTCTTGATCGGTGTACAGCCACGTTGTTGGTGCTGTCA
This sequence is a window from Lentibacillus sp. JNUCC-1. Protein-coding genes within it:
- a CDS encoding C40 family peptidase, translated to MKTKTGLLYISLTAVVVIVFILLLTPSMRLGLFSDVPKAVKQHTPATTSINAKAQAPDPDAVNVNQTEAKSDAAFEPNQLAFVNVPVATLWTEPGLDRPVDAVAVGNPADMRKWTEDMSITEKKWLIGNLQTQALYGNAVTIMQVTDGWAEVGVHGQPEPGSDAGYVAWLPLNQLTYETTYENAVETGASAMVTAPTTWLYTDQDMQTPFIEISYNTKLPVLEQEEQTVLVATPGDGQHWIAKDAVGVTKKGEEVPEPTGDALVQSGKQFLGLPYLWAGASGFGFDCSGFTHNVYKAHGMTIPRDASAQALQGKEVAKADLQKGDLLFFADENGEGHVHHVGMYIGNGEMIHAPNTDKTVEIIQVFQSDYWSNEYAGARRFVDEP